AATAGTATTGGCGACAGTGTCTGGTATTCAGCATGGCAAGCGCGGACAACCTGGGGAAAAAATCGGGGTATTTATTGAAGAAGATCAGCTTTTAGGAAATATTCGTAAAAATACTAATTTTGGCATATATGGAGACTTGCATACTCAGCTACAAAATGATAAATACCCCGATGCTCTCCCTGTAGCGTCTATGAGTCAGATTCAGTTAGGGCCCGCTGAGATGTTAACTGTGGTTGACGGACAAACAATTGAAGAGTTTAGTATAGAAATACAAAAGATTAATATGCAGGATGCGCCTGAAAGTAAAGGATTAGTCATTAAGGTTACCGATCCCAAACTTATTGAAAAGACCGGAGGAATTGTTCAGGGAATGAGTGGCAGCCCTATTATTCAAAATGGGAAAATCGTAGGAGCTGTAACACATGTATTTGTTCATGACCCAACATCCGGGTATGGTTGCTTTATCGACTGGATGTTGATGGAAAGTGGAATTCTGCCCAAAAAGGAACAGCAAACAGCTAAAAAACTCTTTACAATCAAAGAAAAATATTATAGACTTGGCACAAAAGCCAAGTCTTTTTGTTTTTTCTAATAATGGAACAAATTTAAGTTTGATAAAATTTGGTTTTTTTTTCCATTCAAGGAAGGAACTGCTGCTTGTTTGTCGAATAAGATTTAATATACTTAACAATGATTTAGCAAGGAGGATGCACATGATAAAAGAATCAATTAAAGTGGCGATTGCGGATGACAACAGAGAGTTTTCCGACATATTGCAAGAATGTATAGTTCGCGAACCGGATATTGAATTGGTTGGTATAGCTTATAACGGCGAACAGATTTTATCAGTTATTGAAGATAAGTCACCAGATGTAGTTATTTTGGATATTATTATGCCGCATTTAGATGGAATTGGAGTTTTGGAAAGAATTAATGCATCCTGCAATAAACGTCCCAAGATCATAATGCTGACTGCGTTTGGCCAGGAATCAATTACTCAGCGTGTGATGGAACTCGGTGCGGATTATTATGTATTGAAGCCATTTAACATGGAAGTGCTGATCAGCAGAATTCGGCAACTGGCTGGCACAATAACATCCCAGCGGCCGGTGGTAGCGCAAGCAATTAAAGCCCGCCCGATGGATGTGGAGGTCACCAACATCATCAGAGAAATTGGCATACCCGCACACATCAAGGGTTATCAATACTTGCGGGATGCCATCATGATGATTGTTTCCGAGGTAGAATTGCTTGGCGCTGTAACTAAGGTTCTGTACCCCATGATTGCCGAGAAATACAATACCACGCCCAGCCGCGTTGAAAGAGCCATTCGCCACGCAATCGAGGTGGCCTGGAATCGCGGCAACATTGAAATGATAAATAAACTATTCGGGTATACAATAAAATTGGACAAAGGAAAGCCTACCAATTCAGAGTTTATGGCTATGATCGCTGATAAGCTACGAATGGAAATGCGGGTAAGTTAGTTAACAGGCATACTGAACAAACCCTGCTCACCCATACAAAGAAGGGTGTGGCAGGGTTTATCTTTATTATACTGCAGGATTTTTCTAGTTGATAATGAATAGATTATTGGGGAGAACGGCATATGAATCATACTGAATCTTTTTTACAACAACTGAAACAACTGATAGGGACGAAGAGAATTAAATTATTCCTGGGAGAATACGGAAGCGGTAAAACTGAAATTGCCGTCAACTATGCTATCAAGCTTAAACAGCACGGCCTTGATACCGCTATAGTTGACCTGGATTTAGTCAAACCATATTTCCGCACCAGAGAAAGCCGGGAAGTATTGGAAGAATTCGGAGTTCGCGTTATTGCGCCAGACTATAGACTTTCCCATGCTGATTTACCTGTTTTGCCCGCAAACCTTGATCAGCTGCTTTTACAGCAGGAAATGCATGTGATTATCGATGTGGGCGGTGGTGAATCGGCAGTTGCTTTGGGACAACTGAAACGATTCCTTTCTGAGGATGTATATCAGGCTTTACTTGTTGTAAATACCAAGCGACCTTTCACCAACAATATTGACGGGATCATTAATGTAAAGAATAAACTGGAATGTGTATCCAGGCTGAAAATCGACGGAATTGTTGCAAATACAAACTTGGGAGAAGCAACTGAAATTCAGGATATTGTGAACGGTTTATCGCTCATCGAAGAATCCGCTGAAAAACTGAAGCTTCCTATTCTTTGGGTTACCACGCCGGATTGGTTAGCAGAGAAAGTTATCAGCCAATATCCATTACTTTCGATTAAAAGATACACACGATATCCTTGGATGGAGTAATTACGAAAAGCATGACATACCACAATTTCTAATGCATATTTTTATTTATCATCTCTTGTATAGTGTTATACTGCTTACACAGATTTTCTAAGTGAAATTTCAAATGCTTAATTGGGCCGACAAAATAATATCCCTTTATTGTTATTATCTCCATTTGGACATCCCTCCTTATGGAGGTAATATATGCTACTATATGGTACTTTATACCAATTGGAGGGCTGGGTATGAGTAATATAGAAAATCTTAAAGAACAACTGACTGAGTCAACGCGAACGTTTTCCGGAAAAGTAATTAACGTAAGATGTGATAAAGTGCTTCTTCCCAATGGTAATACCGGATTACGGGAAGTGGGCTAAAGAATAGTGGACAAATAGGTATAAAGATATTGGGGGCATCATATATTTTAGCAGGTTCAAGCTAGGAGGTACGCGAATGAATCTGCTGCGCAAATATATTGCTGAGTATATACGCACCAATATTGTTGCCTATTTTTTTATCACCTTAATTTTCGTTATTGGTGTAGTTGCAGGGGCAATGGCGGTAAAAACCTTGCCGGAAGAGCAAAAACTTGAATTAGTTGGTTACTTGCGGATTTTTTTTCAAGGTTTGGCGCAGCAACAGGGACTTACTGCCGACAGTCAAACTCTTTTATTTACAGCAATAATAAATAACGCCAAAGTAATTATATTAATGTGGTTACTTGGCTTTACCGTAGTAGGGATTCCTTTTGTCCTGTTATTAGTATGGGTACGAGGATTCGTTATTGGTTTTACTGTTGGTTTTTTAGTCAACGAATATGTTCTGAAAGGATTGTTATTCGCAATTGTCTCTGTTCTGCCACATAACTTCTTTACTGTACCTGCGATATTGGCAACCGGAGTGGCTGCAACGACTTATTCACTGCTGCTTGTTCGCCGCAGGTCATCTAGTAAACATAACTTATTATATATTTCTTTTTCATATTGCATTTTTTGCTTTATAATGATGGTTATTACTGTTGTTGGCTCCTTAATTGAAGTTTACGTTTCTCCTGTGTTTATGAAGATAATTGTTAGTCTTATGACCAAGTGAATAAAAAGAATTATATTATATAATAAGAAATATGGCTAAATCTCCAAGTAAAACAAGGGCAGGAAAAGAAGAAAGTTAGCATAATCAAAGTTTATGGGGCATAGTTATATAGCGTATACCAAGTATGATATTAAGTTAAGCCCGGGCTTGAAACTATAAACAAGGAAAAGGAGGGAGTAGCGATGATAGTGACGTTCATGTCCAACAGCCTTATAAGGCTGTTAAAGCTAGGCATAAAAGTCGCTTTATTGACGCTCATCATCTTCTACATTCTCCCCAAGCTTATGACCTTATTATGGGAAATTAACAATCCAGAATTAAAAATTCGCGAACGGCAGCTATTGGAAAAACCGCTTCGAGTTATAATAAATACCCAAACTACAGTATGACATATTTTGAGTGAAGATACAAAGAATTTCGAAAAAACCGGGAGAATTTCGATAGTCAAATAAAGGAAAAGTAAACTTGATGTTGAATATGACTAGCAGGGACAATACCGTCACCGCTAATAGGAAATCTGGTAAGAAAAAAGGGTGGTAATAATGGAATCGTATGTCAATGAATTTATAAACTATCTTGCAGTGGAGCGGGGATTGGCTCAAAACACTCTTGAATCATACGGAAGGGATTTGCGTCAATTTCAAACGTTTTTGCAAAATAGTGAGTTGGATTTCATAAAAAACTCAGATCGAGACACCATCCTAAGTTATTTAAATAGTTTACAATCGAAAGGAAGAGCAGTGTCAACAATCTCCCGTAATTTGGCTGCAATTAAGTCTTTTTACCAATATCTAGTACGGGAACGTCATATAGAAAAAGATCCAGCCGTTAACCTCGAATCCCCAAAGCTTGAGAAAAAGCTTCCTAAAATCCTTTCAATCAACGAAGTGGAAGAACTCCTTAAGCAACCTAATACCTTTCAACCTACCGGACTTAGAGATAAAGCAATGCTGGAATTGCTTTACGCAACCGGGATTCGAGTATCAGAGTTAATTAGTTTAAATATATCGGATGTTAACCTTGATATGGGATACATAAAATGCTATGGTAAAGGAGCCAAAGAGCGAATCGTCCCCCTAGGCTCCATAGCTGCAAAGTGTGTCCAGGAATTTATTACCAAGGGGCGACCTAAGCTGGTTCGCACATATGAAGAACCTTCTTTGTTTGTCAACCATCATGGCAATCGACTTACAAGACAGGGATTCTGGAAAATAATCAAGAAGTATGCCATGGAGGCTAACATCACAAAAGAAATTACTCCCCATACATTACGTCATTCATTTGCCACACATCTTTTGGAAAATGGCGCTGATCTCCGTTCTGTACAAGAAATGCTGGGCCATGCTGATATATCCACCACGCAAATTTACACCCATGTTACTAAAAATCGTTTGAAAGAAGTATATGATAAAGCCCATCCCCGCGCATAGATTAAACTTATTCTCCTAAAGGTGGGAACTGCTTAGAAACCGCCATCTGCGTCGTTGCTCCTGCGGTCCTCACTCCGACGTACAACCAGTACGCCTCCGTTCCGGTCCCCGCGCAAACTGTTATGCTCAGTTAACGAAATCAGAATCGTCGTCGCGCCTAGCATCTGACGATTTCTAAGCAGTTCGAGGCATTTGATAATCTGAGTAGATACGTGCATAATACATAATATTAAAATAAAAATAACTTTCAGGAGTCAAGAGTTGTCTCAAAGAATTCTGAATTCTGAATTCTGACTACTGAATTCTTGAACGGTAAATATACATAGGGGAGACATACAGCTTGTTTAAACGTATCATTATCATTGTGCTGGACAGTGTTGGAATCGGGGCGTTGCCTGACGCTCAGGAATATGGTGACGAAGGGACCAACACGTTGGTTCATATTGCGACGGCAAGAGGACGGTTAAACGTTCCTAACTTGGGAAGCTTAGGGTTGGGACTTATTGATTCAATTGCCGGCGTAGCGGAAAATATCATTCCCAAGGCTTGCTACGGGAAAATGGCCGAAATATCTAAGGGAAAAGATACAACCAGCGGCCATTGGGAGATAGCCGGCTGTCCGGTATTTAAACCTTTTCCCGTTTACCCGGAGGGCTTCCCTTTAGACGTGATCCAATTATTTACTAAGTACACTGGTCTAAAAGTACTTGGCAATAAAGCTGCTTCCGGTACGGAGATTATTTTTGAATATGGCGAAGAACATTTACGAACGGGTTTTCCTATTGTATATACGTCGGCTGATAGTGTCTTTCAGATCGCTGCTCATGAGGATGTTATCCCACTCAAAAGACTATATGAGTTGTGCACGATTACAAGAACCAAAGTTTGTATAGGTCAACATGCTGTTGGAAGAATTATCGCCAGACCGTTTATTGGTAGTTCTGGTCATTTTGTTCGTACCCCTAATCGTCACGATTATAGTCTGGAGCCTGCGGGAGAAACTATGTTAGACAGGCTTAAAGACGCCGGATTAAGTGTGATAGGTGTGGGTAAGATTGGAGATATATTCGCTCATCGAGGTTTGACCGAATCACATCCTACGAAATCCAACCAAGATGGTATGGAAACTACCACCATCCTTCTTAATCAAACGGAGAAACAAAAGCACAATAGTCTAATAATGGTTAACTTAGTCGACTTTGATAGTTTATATGGTCATCGCAATGATGTAAACGGCTATGCCGCTGCTTTAGAACAGTTTGATGAAAACTTAGGACAAATGCTGCCTTATCTAAAAGACGATGATCTATTAATTATTACTGCCGATCATGGATGCGACCCCACTGCAAATGGAACCGATCATACGCGGGAATACGTACCGCTGCTTGCTTATACTCCTAATTTGGCTTACAAGAATATTGCGGGTAAAGCATTGGGAATTCGTACATCTTTTGCTGATATCGCTGCTACTATTCTTGATAATTTTCATTTAACTCCTCTGCCGTATGGAAGCAGTTTCTTACACGACATCCCGGGGTGAAAAAAATGCATACTGTTGATATCATAGCAAAAAAACGCGATGGAATGATACTCAGTGAGAAAGAACTAACTTTTTTGATAAATGCTTATACCGCGGGAGAAATACCTGATTACCAAATGGCTGCCTGGCTAATGGCCGTTTATCAAAAAGGTATGACCGATGAAGAAACTGCAATTTTAACTCTGGCTATGGCAAAATCCGGTGATATGATTGATTTGACTTCAATACCAGGTATAAAGGTGGATAAACATAGTACTGGTGGCGTAGCCGACACTACTACCCTGGTACTTGCTCCTCTCGTTGCCGCCACTGGTGTACCGGTGGCCAAGATGTCCGGCCGGGGACTGGGTTTTACCGGCGGCACTATCGATAAACTTGAATCCATCCCGGGATTAAATGCAACTTTGACCAAAGAAGAGTTTATCTCTAACTTGCTTAAGCATAATCTTGCTATTACCGGTCAAACAGCCGATATTGCGCCTGCTGACGGAAAAATATATGCATTGCGGGATGTTACCGCTACAATTGAAAGCATTCCGCTGATAGCGTCCTCGATAATGAGCAAAAAAATAGCTGCCGGTGCCGATAAAATCCTCTTGGATGTAAAAGTAGGCAACGGAGCTTTTATGAAAAAAATGGCTGATGCTTTGAAGCTGGCTGAGACGATGGTTCGTATAGGGGAGCTAGTGGGCCGGCAGACGATTGCAGCAATTACCAATATGGATGAGCCTTTAGGTGAAGCAGTTGGCAACAGCCTTGAGGTCCGGGAAGCTATTGGCATTTTATCCGGCCGCGGCTCTCATTCGCTAAAAGATGTATGCGTAACTTTAGGTTCATACATGCTGGTTTTGGCCGGAGCAGCTTGTAGCCCTGCAGTGGGGAAAAAGCTCTTAAGGGAACTATTAGACAGTGGGAAAGGATTAAATAAATTTAGAGAATTTATAAAAGTGCAGGGGGGCAATGACGAAATAGTGGCTAACCCTCTATTACTGCCTCAGGCTGGAATAAAGTTAACTCTTGTCAGTAAACATAAAGGATTCATTAACCAAATCAATGCGGCGCAGGTCGGATTCACAGCTATGCGCCTTGGAGCAGGAAGAGAGTACAAGGAACAGCAAATTGATTTAGCTGCGGGGATTATTATGCATTGCCGGGTGGGGGATTATGTTGAAATAGACCAACCGTTGGCAACAATTTATACTAATGATGGTAACAAACTTGAAAACGCCATATCAATGCTAAGACAATCAATTGTTCTGGGCAGTGATTCGGTACCAATTCCGCCGCTCATTTATGGCATTGTAGATATAAATGGCTTCCATCAGGAACCGGTTTAAGCCGGTTCTTTTTTAATTTTCCAGTTTAGGAGATTAAATTGTGGGAAAACCTAAATAAAAAGCTGAAAAGGAGTGTTACGCTTGATACGTCGTATTGCGCTTTTTATTACAATGATCTTTTTTGCTGCGTTACTAACCAATGCAGTCATAGCCGCACCTGCCAGAAACGTCGCCACGCAAATCAAAACCAGCGCCGTCTCTGCAATTTTGATGGATGAAAATGGAACGGTGCTATATGAAAAAGATGCTCATAAAAAATTACCTCCGGCAAGTGTTACGAAAATAATGACGCTGTTATTGGCAGTTGAAGCGGTAGAACAGGGAAAGATTGACCTTTCAGATCAAATATATACGAGTGAAAATGCATGGCGTCAAGGGGGCTCCCAGATATGGCTGGAACCTGGTGAAGCAATGACTACGAAAGAATTACTTACTGCAGTAGCCGTAGTCAGCGCTAATGATGCCGCCGTTGCCCTCATGGAACATATCTACGGTAGTGAAGAGGCTGCGGTGGAGGCTATGAATCAGCGGGCAGAAAACCTGGGTTTAACAGACACTCATTTTTACAATGTAAACGGGTTGCCTGCGCCTGAACATTACATGAGCGCCTATGACGCAGCAATCATTGCCCGCGAGGCCATAAAACATCCTTTGTACCTTGAAATGTGTGGTATAAAGGAGTACTGGCTCAGAGAAGGCAAGAACTGGCTTGTAAATACAAATAAATTGTTGTGGTGGTACAATGGGGCGGATGGATTAAAAACCGGTTGGACAGAAGAAGCAAAATATTGTTTTGTCGGTACTGCCAAACGGGATGGTTTACGGCTGATTGCAGCTGTATTTGCTACCCCTGAACCACGTTCGCATTTAAGAGAAGCAATGAAGCTTTTGGATTGGGGATACGCAAACTTTTCTGCGGTTCCCATTATACAGCAAGGAGATGTGGCCGAACGGATTAAAGTTAATAAAGGAACCGATAAAGAAGTGCAATTAGTTGCAGCCCAAGACTTAAATCTGGTATTAAATAAAGGGGAGGGAAAAAACTTACAGAAGAAGATTGTTACAGACAGTAATATTAATGCGCCGGTTGCAAACGGACAAAAATGCGGCGAGTTAATTGTCTTAAAGGATGAGAAAGAAATAGGAAAAGTGGATTTAGTAGCCGACAGGGATATTCCTAAAGCTGGTCTTTTCCGGATATTCCAGGATATGATTAGCAGTCTGTTTAGTTTATCAAAGTAATACTTGCGCTTATAGAAGAATAAATTAGCCACTTTGCATTAAGGTAAAGAGAAACTTTGCCTTAATTTTTTGATATCAGGAGGAAAATTTTTCCTATCATAGAATAGTAAACTATAACATAAAATAGGAGGTTATGACTTGAATATTTCGACTTCAATGAAAAAAGGAATCTTAGTCATACGGGCTGAGGGAGATCTGGATATGCATGTATCGAATCAGTTCCGGCAAACCTTTGACGAAGCTTTGGACAGCAGCGGTGCAAGAAGTGCCGTGCTAAACTTTCAGGGTATTACATTTGTTGATAGCTCCGGTATAGGAGTTATATTGGGTAGATATAAGCGTATTACGGCTCAAGGTGGTAAAATGGCTGTTACCAATTTGGAGCCGCAAGTTCAAAAACTTTTTGAACTTGCGGGTTTGAGCCAAATTATTCACTTTTTCAACAACGAAACTGAAGCACTAGAAATGTTATAAGGAGGGCTTAGCATGTCCACGCAGGCGCCAACCAACCAAGTAAAACTTTCGGTTTTGAGTTTAAGTGAAAATGTCGGTTTTGCTAGACTATCGGCCGCCGCATTTGCTAGTCAAGCGGAACTGACCATTAATGAGATTGAGGAGATAAAAGTAGCGGTTTCAGAAGCCGTCTCCAACGCCGTAATCCATGGCTATGGCAAGCTAAACCAAAAACAGGACAACTATGTTGAAATTGTAATGACTTTGTATCAAGATAGAATTGATTTTGTTATTTCGGATTACGGACGGGGTATAGCTGATGTGGAAGCTGCTAGGCAGCCTTCTTATTCCAGTGATCCTGAACGCATGGGGTTAGGATTTGTATTTATGGAATCCTTTATGGACTCCCTCGCAGTCGTGTCCACATTAGGCCAAGGAACGACAGTAACTATGTCAAAAAAGTTTACGGCCAAAACCTCGCATTAGGTGAATCGTTATGCTTAACGACGAAGAAGTAAAAGAACTCTTGCTGAAGGTAAAATGCGGCAATCCCGCGGAACGGGAAGCGGCTATCTCCGAGGTTATACAACATAACCTAAATTTGGTTAGAAGCATCGTAAACCGCTTCATGAATCGTGGCTATGAGTGGGATGATCTGTTTCAGATAGGTTGCATCGGCTTATTAAAAGCTGTTGAACGGTTTGATGAAAACTTTAATGTCAAGTTCTCGACGTATGCAGTCCCCATGATAATTGGTGAAATCCGTCGCTTTTTTCGTGATGATAATCCGGTGAAGGTTAGCCGGCCTCTAAAAGAGCTTGCCATTCGAATCCATCGTACGCAAGAAATAATGCAAAACAAACTCGGAAGAGAGCCTACAATCAGTGAAGTATCCAAAGAGCTATCCCTTGCGCCTCAGGAGATTGTTTCCGCTTTGGAAGCAGTTCAACCGCAATTGTCATTATATGATCAAGTTTTTAACGATAGTGACGGCAATAATTCCATACATATATTGGACCAGCTTGTACATCCGGATGGTGAAGATAACGCGTATATTGATAAACTGGCCCTAAAAGAAGTACTTGTGAGACTGCCTATGAAAGAGAGAACGGTAATTTATCTTCGCTTTTTTGCCGACAGAACACAGGCGGAAATTGCAGCGACGATTGGCTTATCTCAGGTTCAAGTATCCCGTATAGAAAAAAATGCCCTAAAGTTGATAAAAAGCTATTTACAGACTCTATAATGTAGAGTCTGTTTTTAATTTATTATAATTGGATATAATAAATTAAAGGAGGGAACAATAATGCATCACATAGCAAGCATCGTCATTCGTCTGATCAATAATAAAATTCTGATATTAGTAGTATTTATTCTCATGTTAGTAACGGGAAGCACGATAGCGTGGGTTTACTACTTTAACAGCGATTTACCCAAAAAAATTCCTGTTCGCGCTAAACAAGTTTTTTTCCCAATTCAATATTTTTTCGTGGACGGGGATAACCCGTTCAATGCTGGACAGAATATTAATGAAATAAAACTAAGAAACGAAAATAAATATGGATTTTGCAAAGGAGGTAACCAGACATGGTTGTTAAGGTGATCGAATTAGTTGGTACTTCGCGACATAATTGGACCGACGCGGTAGATAATGCCGTTCTGGAAGCAGCCAAAACAGTATCTGATATTTTAGGGGTCGAGGTAACTAATTTTACCGCTAATATTGAGAACGGACATATAGCAGAATACAAAGCCGATGTAAAAATTGCTTTTCAAGTTAATCATTAACAAAATTGACAGACATAAATCAATATATTATCGTATCGTGCCGAAAACTTTGAGTGCCACAAGGCACTCTTTATTCTTGTATGCATTAATTGATTTACCTATGGTCAAAATATATTCAAGTATTTCAGGCTGTTCTAGATAAAACCGGAGGTGAGCGGATGGTTACCAGCCAAGAAAATAAATCTTTGGACCAAAAGCAATACCAGCAGAAGTTTAAAAAACTTCAGCCGCAACCACCAATGATTAAAAATATCACCTGGGCTTTTGTTGTCGGCGGGCTTATTTGTGTATTAGGTCAATTTCTCACCAATTATTTTACAAGGTTAGAATTATCAACAAAAGAAGCTGCTGGACCGGTATCCACAATATTAATATTCTTAAGCTCATTTTTTACCGGACTTGGTCTCTATGATGAATTGGGAAAAAGGGCAGGGGCAGGGTCGATCGTGCCAATCACCGGCTTTGCAAACTCTATTGTATCTCCGGCCATGGAATTTAAACGTGAAGGCTACGTATTCGGCGTAGGGGCAAAAATGTTCACAATTGCCGGGCCTGTATTGGTATATGGGATAGCCACAGCAGTTTTGATCGGCTTTATATATTGGCTCAGCCATTAATGAAAGGGGAATCGCATGAACAAAAAGCGGGGGAAACAGACTATTGTTTTTGCCGCTCCACCAGTTGCTATCAGTACGGCAAACATTGTCGGCCCAATGGAAGGGGAAGGTTTACTCGGTAAATTTTATGATCGTATTCTGGAAGATAACCTCCATAACCAATCAAGTTGGGAAAAATGCGAGTCTTATATGCTGGAGTGGGCGATTAAATCTGCTATTGCGAAAAAGCAACTAACGCCAGAAGATATCGACATAATACTGGCCGGGGATTTATTAAATCAGTTGATGAGTACTCATTTTGCCGTCAGAAGCCTTCAACGTCCCTTTTTGGGTCTATACGGGGCATGTTCTACTTTGGCTGAAAGCATGCTGCTTGGAGCAGCGCTCATAGACGGGGGATTTGCAGACAATGTGGCAATCGGGGTGTCCAGTCATCACGATACTGCCGAGCGTCAATATCGGTTTCCCACTGAAATGGGGGTGCAGCGTCCGCCACTTTCACAGTGGACAGTTACTGGCGCCGGTGGAGTTGTCCTGTCTGTTGCGGGTCAAGGACCTAAAGTTACGGCAGCAACAATTGGAAAAATCATTGACATGGGAATACAGGATCCCAATGCCATGGGTCCGGCAATGGCACCTGCCGCCGCCGATACTTTATGGCAGCACCTTCAGGATACAGGTCGTCAACCCGCCTATTATGATATGATTTTTACCGGCGATCTTGGTGTATTCGGTAAAGCGCTGGTTATTGAATTACTTAAGGAAAAAGGGCTGGATATTACAAATAACTACGAGGATTGTGGTTGTATGATTTACAAAGAAAGTCAGGATCCACACGCAGGAGCCAGCGGTTGCGCCAGTTCGGCGGTGGTATTTACCGGATATATTTATCAGATGCTGTTAGCGAAAAATCTAAAAAAAATACTTTTCATTGCCACCGGCAGTTTGCATAGCCCCACTTCTTACCAACAGAAAGAATCTATCCCGTGTATTGCCCACGCGGTTGCCATAGAAATGGATTAAAGAGGAGAAAAAATATATGGAAACTTATCTAATGGCGTTTATCATTGGCGGAATCATTTGTGTGATTGGTCAATTGCTTATGGACTTAACCCCGCTTACCCCAGCTCATGTACTTGTTCTTTTTGTGGTGCTGGGCGGAGTATTAAGTGGACTAGGATTGTATCAGCCCATAGTCGACATCGGTGGCGCCGGCGCTACCGTCCCGCTAAGCGGATTTGGCCATGCATTAGTATCAGGAACAATCGAAGAAATAAACAAAACTGGATTTTGGGGTATCTTCAGCGGGGCGGTTAAAGCAACTGCTACCGGCATTACTGCGGCAGTAGTTTTTGGCGTAATAATGGCAGTTATTTTTAATCCAAAAGGATAATAAAAATAAATGCTTACAGTAGATTTTATTGGATTGCTGTTGACAGTGGGTCTAATCGGTCCACGGTACCCGCACTGCGTATTGTTTGCCGCTACAATCAATCTTATCTCTCAAATTGCTGTTGCGCTGTTTTTGCAGGGGGACATTCATTCCATTGTTGCCGCAGGAGCATTTGGCGGTATGGAAGTTAGTCATGTCACAGGTTTCAAAAATGCTGTGTTAGCGATATCGCCTCTACTTGCCAACTATATCGCCGGCAAAGCTGCCGGCGGCATGGAGTTTGAGAGTACGTCCAATATTATTAACCCTTTTGCTATGTTAAAGCATCCAATTGCAGTAATTAATATACGATTCTGTATAGCTTCTTCATTGTTTACTTTGTTGGGAATTCTTTTCAGTTAGGTAACAGGGAGGTAATAATTTGCCCAAACGTTTAGCACGCAGATCCCTAAATTATAATAATGCCAACAATAGCGATAGCGAAACTGAGAGTGAAAGAAATGATACGATAACAAAGGAAAAAACATCCAAATCTACAGATGCCGATGGTCTGATCGCCGACATGGCAAAAGGTTTTTTGCAAGCGCAAGCGCAAATTGCCGATTCGTCGTCTACCAGT
This window of the Methylomusa anaerophila genome carries:
- a CDS encoding pyrimidine-nucleoside phosphorylase translates to MHTVDIIAKKRDGMILSEKELTFLINAYTAGEIPDYQMAAWLMAVYQKGMTDEETAILTLAMAKSGDMIDLTSIPGIKVDKHSTGGVADTTTLVLAPLVAATGVPVAKMSGRGLGFTGGTIDKLESIPGLNATLTKEEFISNLLKHNLAITGQTADIAPADGKIYALRDVTATIESIPLIASSIMSKKIAAGADKILLDVKVGNGAFMKKMADALKLAETMVRIGELVGRQTIAAITNMDEPLGEAVGNSLEVREAIGILSGRGSHSLKDVCVTLGSYMLVLAGAACSPAVGKKLLRELLDSGKGLNKFREFIKVQGGNDEIVANPLLLPQAGIKLTLVSKHKGFINQINAAQVGFTAMRLGAGREYKEQQIDLAAGIIMHCRVGDYVEIDQPLATIYTNDGNKLENAISMLRQSIVLGSDSVPIPPLIYGIVDINGFHQEPV
- the spo0A gene encoding sporulation transcription factor Spo0A → MIKESIKVAIADDNREFSDILQECIVREPDIELVGIAYNGEQILSVIEDKSPDVVILDIIMPHLDGIGVLERINASCNKRPKIIMLTAFGQESITQRVMELGADYYVLKPFNMEVLISRIRQLAGTITSQRPVVAQAIKARPMDVEVTNIIREIGIPAHIKGYQYLRDAIMMIVSEVELLGAVTKVLYPMIAEKYNTTPSRVERAIRHAIEVAWNRGNIEMINKLFGYTIKLDKGKPTNSEFMAMIADKLRMEMRVS
- a CDS encoding NUDIX hydrolase gives rise to the protein MSNIENLKEQLTESTRTFSGKVINVRCDKVLLPNGNTGLREVG
- a CDS encoding phosphopentomutase produces the protein MFKRIIIIVLDSVGIGALPDAQEYGDEGTNTLVHIATARGRLNVPNLGSLGLGLIDSIAGVAENIIPKACYGKMAEISKGKDTTSGHWEIAGCPVFKPFPVYPEGFPLDVIQLFTKYTGLKVLGNKAASGTEIIFEYGEEHLRTGFPIVYTSADSVFQIAAHEDVIPLKRLYELCTITRTKVCIGQHAVGRIIARPFIGSSGHFVRTPNRHDYSLEPAGETMLDRLKDAGLSVIGVGKIGDIFAHRGLTESHPTKSNQDGMETTTILLNQTEKQKHNSLIMVNLVDFDSLYGHRNDVNGYAAALEQFDENLGQMLPYLKDDDLLIITADHGCDPTANGTDHTREYVPLLAYTPNLAYKNIAGKALGIRTSFADIAATILDNFHLTPLPYGSSFLHDIPG
- the spoIIM gene encoding stage II sporulation protein M, coding for MNLLRKYIAEYIRTNIVAYFFITLIFVIGVVAGAMAVKTLPEEQKLELVGYLRIFFQGLAQQQGLTADSQTLLFTAIINNAKVIILMWLLGFTVVGIPFVLLLVWVRGFVIGFTVGFLVNEYVLKGLLFAIVSVLPHNFFTVPAILATGVAATTYSLLLVRRRSSSKHNLLYISFSYCIFCFIMMVITVVGSLIEVYVSPVFMKIIVSLMTK
- the xerD gene encoding site-specific tyrosine recombinase XerD — translated: MESYVNEFINYLAVERGLAQNTLESYGRDLRQFQTFLQNSELDFIKNSDRDTILSYLNSLQSKGRAVSTISRNLAAIKSFYQYLVRERHIEKDPAVNLESPKLEKKLPKILSINEVEELLKQPNTFQPTGLRDKAMLELLYATGIRVSELISLNISDVNLDMGYIKCYGKGAKERIVPLGSIAAKCVQEFITKGRPKLVRTYEEPSLFVNHHGNRLTRQGFWKIIKKYAMEANITKEITPHTLRHSFATHLLENGADLRSVQEMLGHADISTTQIYTHVTKNRLKEVYDKAHPRA